TACTATGCCCGAAATGGATGGCATCACAGCATTGAAAAAAATAAAAGAGATAGATCCTGAAGCAAAGGTGGTCATGTGTTCAGCAATGGGACAACAAGCGATGGTGATTGATGCTATCCAGGCAGGGGCAAAAGACTTTATTGTCAAACCTTTTCAGGCAGACCGGGTGCTGGAAGCCATAAAAAAAGTGATAGGATAAGGGATAGCAGATGCTAAGCAAGTGTTATTTGGGGTTGTGCTTACTTGTAGTAGTGGCTTGCGGGATTACTTTTGTTCTGGCGGAAGGTGTGCAAGCCACCTCAGAAACAACACAAGTGGGCGAAACAAGCGAGCAAATTGAATTGCCTGACCAAAGCAAAGCATTGGGCCGGATGATGATTCAGGTCGTGGTTTACACCCTGCTTGTTATAGGCCTCATTGTGTTATTCGTCCGTTTTTTGGGTAAACGGCAGCAGAAGTTAGGCTACCACCAGTTGTTTCAGCACATGGGGGGCACTTCGCTGGGGCCCAATAAATCCCTTCAACTAATCAAAGTGGGAGATAAAATCTATCTGCTTGGTGTTAGTGAGCAGATAACGCTCATTAAAGAGATAGATGATCCCGCTGAAATTGAACGGATCGAAGCGGACAGGGAGAAACAGCAGGTATTCTTGCAGACGCCTGTTTTAGAGCGGTGGAAGTACTCGCTGGATCAATGGCGAAACCAAAAAGAAGATTCACATTTCCATTCACTGCTGAAGAGGAGTTTACAGAACCAGCAAGTGATGCGCGAACAGTACCAGCGTCATTTGCATCAAGGACATTCCGCTGATGTAAGTGGCCGGGGAAAAAAAGAGGGTTGAGGTAAGTGATAGACATGTTAATAGCACAAACAACCGGTGCACTGATCCCAGGTCTTAATCTAGAAATTGGCGCATCAACAGATCCTGAAGATGTTGCACTGACACTGCAACTCTTAGCATTATTGACAATTCTGTCGTTGGCTCCTGCCATTTTGATCATGATGACCTGTTTCACCAGGATTGTGGTCGTGCTGGGTTTTGTGAGAATGTCACTCGCCACGCAGACCATGCCGCCCAACCAAGTGTTGATCGGCTTGGCCCTTTTCCTAACTTTTTTCGTCATGGCACCAGTATTTGGGGAAATTAATGAAAATGCTCTACAGCCTTATTTATCAGGTGAGATTAGTCAAGAGGAGGCGTTTAATCTGGCCGTCGGCCCCATTAAGGAGTTTATGGCCCAACATACACGGGAAAAAGATCTGGCTCTGTTTCTCAGATATGTGGATGAGGAACAACCTGAATCAGTCCAGGATATCCCTTTGACCGCCCTTGTTCCTGCCTTTGCCATTAGTGAGTTGAAAACTGCTTTTCAAATTGGCTTTATGATTTTTATTCCTTTTTTGATTATCGATATGATTGTGGCCAGCACCCTGATGTCAATGGGCATGATGATGCTGCCGCCTGTAATCATCTCCCTGCCGTTTAAAATCTTATTGTTCGTACTGGTTGACGGCTGGTACCTCGTGGTAGAATCGCTGCTGTTCAGCTTTCGCTAAGGTAGGTGCACGAAACGGATGACACCCCAGTTGGTTTTGGATTTGGCCCAAAATGCGGTTTTCACCATTCTGCTAGTGGCTGGCCCCATGCTGCTGATGGCGCTTGGGGTGGGTTTGTTGGTCAGTATTTTTCAAGCGACAACACAGATTCAGGAACAAACGTTAGCTTTTATTCCTAAGATTGTGGCTGTGCTTCTATCATTAGTTATTTTTGGACCTTGGATGTTGTCTGTGATTTTGGACTTTACCAATCAGTTGTGGCAAAACTTACACCTCATTGTAGGATGAGTGATCAATGCTGTTAGAGTGGCTTAATCTTTTGCCGGTTTTTTTGTTGATCCTGGTTCGTCTGACCACCTTTTTTGTGGCGGCCCCTCTGTTTTCCATGCAAGGGGTGCCGCACATGTTTAAAATCGGGCTGGCTTGTTTTATCGCCTTAGTCTCTTTAACCTCCATTGAAGTGGGTGACCCGATTCCTTGGGACCTGAGCTTCCTTTTCTATGTTGGCAAAGAAGCACTGGTTGGCTTGGCTTTGGGCTTTGTTGCCGCTCTTGTGATCTATACGGTTCAGGTGGCTGGAGCGTTTATCGATTTTCAGATGGGCTTTCTCATTGCCAATCTCGTTGATCCCCAAACGGGGGCCCAGGTCCCCATTATTGGTAATCTGAAATACTTTTTGACCCTCTTGTTTTTATTATCTGTAGATGCACACCATTTATTGATTGAGGGGGTTATCCGCAGTTATCAGTTGGTACCCATTGATCAGTATATGGTGGAGATAGGTTCAGCAGGGGTAGCCCAATTAATGACCCATGTGTTTGTACAGATGTTTGTGGTAGCGCTCTTAATTGCCTTGCCAGTCGTAGGTGCCTTATTTCTCGTTGATATTTCACTGGGCATTCTGGCCCGAACCGTACCGCAAATCAACGTGTTTGTGGTCGGGTTGCCTTTAAAGATATTTAGCGGTTTTGTGTTGATCTTAATTACATTGCCAGGTTTTTTCTATCTTTTGCATCGTCTGGTTGGGGAGATGGTTAACACCATGGGCCAACTGTTAAGAGTGTTAGGGTGACAACTGATGGACAAACAGCGCCTGCCACTGCAATTTTTTGCTGAGGATTCACAAGAAAAAACAGAAAAAGCAACGCCCAGAAAAAGGGAAGAAGTCCGGCGCAAAGGACAGGTGGCCAAAAGTTCTGAAGTGCCAACAGCCCTTATTTTACTGTTTGTGTTTATCTTACTTTTTTTTATTGGAGAATGGATGTTGACCCAGTTTAAGGCCTTGTATGTTAAAAGCCTCACTCAATATATCCACCAGGAAGTCACAGTGCAGATGATTCCCGTTATTTTTCAGGAACTTTCCTTTCAAGCAGCTAAAGTCACAGCACCGGTGATGCTGATGGCGCTGGTGGCCGGAGTCCTGGGCAATTACATCCAAGTCGGGTTTCTCTTTTCCACAGAGCCATTGAAAATGAAATTGGAACGTATCAATCCCCTTAAAGGGTTTAAACGTATTTTTTCCACCCGGGCCCTGGTCGAGTTGTTAAAATCACTGATTAAGGTCACACTGGTCGGAACCGTGGTTTTTACGCTGCTTATGTATCGCCGGGAAGACATCTTTCAACTTTCTCAAGCAGGGGTGGGAGAAGCACTGGCCTTATTGGGCAGGTACACCTTTCAGCTCGGTCTGAGTGTGGCTATTGTCTTACTGGTTTTATCCATGCTTGATTATCTTTACCAAAAATATGAGTTCGAAAAAAATATTCGTATGTCCAAACAGGAAATGAAGGATGAGCATAAGCGGACAGAAGGGGATCCTTTGATCAAATCTAAAATCAAAGAGCGGCAGCGGCAAATGGCCATGAGACGAATGATGCAGCAAGTTCCTCTGGCTGATGTGATTCTGACCAACCCCACCCATTATGCTGTAGCCTTAAAATACGATGCAGAGCAAATGGATGCCCCACGGGTGGTAGCCAAAGGCACAGGATTTGTTGCTTTAAAAATTAAAGAAATTGGTGAGGCGCACGGTGTCACTGTAGTGGAAAACAAACACCTGGCCCGTGCTCTGTATGCTCAGGTGGAAATTGGTGAAGAAATTCCTGAACATCTCTTTCAGGCCGTGGCCGAAGTGCTTGCTTATGTGTATCGCCTGAAGGGCAAAGTTTAAGGAGGAGGATTATCATTGGTGTTAAGAGATTATAGTATATTACTGGCCGTCATTATGATCATTGTGATGATGGTCATTCCTCTTCCAACCTGGATGCTGGATATCTTGATTATTATCAATATCTCCTTGGCGCTGACGATTATCCTGGTCGCGATGAATACCAATGAGCCGCTTCAATTTTCGATCTTTCCGGCACTACTCCTGTTAACCACTTTGTTTAGGCTCGGCTTAAACGTATCCACCACCCGGGCCATTTTGACCGGTGCAGATGCAGGCAGTGTCATTCAGACCTTTGGTGAATTTGTGGTTGGGGGGAGTGTCATCGTTGGTTTTTTGGTTTTTCTGATCTTAGTCATTATCCAATTTATTGTGATTACCAAAGGTTCGGAGCGTGTCGCTGAAGTGGCAGCCCGCTTCACGTTGGATGCGATGCCAGGTAAACAAATGAGCATTGATGCTGATTTGAACGCGGGGATCATTAATGAACAGGAGGCGAGAGCACGACGGGAGAAAATTGAGAAAGAAGCAGACTTTTATGGGGCCATGGACGGGGCGGCCAAATTTGTCAAAGGTGATGCCATTGCCGCTATTGTGATTACCATTATTAACATCATTGGCGGTCTGTTGATCGGGATTATGGTGATGGGCATGGCCTTCAGCGATGCTGTGTCCACCTATACCTTACTCTCTATTGGTGATGGATTGGTCAGTCAGATTCCGGCTCTCTTACTCTCCACTGCAACAGGTATCGTGGTGACGCGGGTCGCTTCAGACGGTAACCTGAGCCTGGATATCTCCCGTCAAATCTTTGCCTATCCTAAACTCCTTTATGTGGTTGGGGGCACCATTGCTTTATTAGGTATTGTCACACCGATTAACCCATTTTTGACCTTATCGATTGCCGGCTTCATGTCTTTTGGCGGTTTTAGAATGCAGCAGGCATTGGAACAGCAGCAACAACAAGAGGAAAATGATCAACAAGAACAAGCCATTGAAGAGGTGAAAAGTCCTGAAAGCGTGACGCCCCTTTTGCAGGTGGACCCTATCGAGTTTGAATTTGGTTACAGCCTGATTCCGTTGGCCGATGCCAATCAGGGAGGGGATCTACTAGATAGAGTGATCATGATCCGCCGTCAATGTGCCTTGGAGCTGGGTATCATTGTACCTGTTATACGCATAAGAGACAATATTCAATTAAAACCCAATGAATATGTGATCAAAATCAGGGGAAACCGTGTAGCACAAGGGGAATTGCTCCTTGATCATTATCTGGCCATGAGCCCCGGAGTGGAAGATGAATCTGTAGAGGGTATTGAAACTGTAGAGCCAGCGTTTGGCTTGCCTGCCCTGTGGGTTAATGAGGAAATGAAAGAACGGGCAGAGCTGGCTGGCTACACGGTTGTGGATCCCCCATCGGTGGTGTCTACGCATTTAACGGAAGTGATTAAGCGCCATGCTCATGAGCTCCTGGGTCGCCAGGAAGTGAAAACATTGCTTGATCATGTAAAAGAATCGGCTCCAGCGGTAGTGGAGGAGTTGATTCCGGATCTCCTCAGCATAGGGGACGTGCAGAAAGTATTGCGCAACCTGCTAAAGGAACGAGTCTCTATCCGTAATTTGCCACTTATTTTGGAATGCCTGGCCGATTATGCTCCGCATACAAAAGATCCTGAGCTGTTAACTGAATATGTCCGCGGGAGCCTGGCCAGACAGATCACACAGCAATATGCAGGAGATAGCGGATCCTTAAGGGTGATCACAGCTGGTGCATCCCTGGAAAAGTGCATTGCTGATGCCATCCAGCAAACGGAGCAGGGCCCATACCTGGCTTTGGATCCGGAAACCACCCAGAAAATCTCCCAGGCGGTGTTGGCTGAAGTCAAACGCGTGCAGGAACTGGGCCTGGAGCCTGTTCTCTTAACTTCACCGGCGATAAGAATGCATTTGCGCCATTTACTGGCCCGCTATATGCCTGATTTACCGGTTCTGTCCTATAACGAACTGGAAGCTGATCTTGAGGTGCAAAGTGTAGGGGTGGTGAACGTGTGATGAGAGTCAAAAAGTATATTGTGGACAACTTGGCTGAAGCCATGCAGGAAATTAAACAGGATTTAGGGCACAATGCGGTCATTCTGGATACAAAAAAAGTGAAAAAAAGGGGATTTTTAGGCCTCTTTGGCAAGAAAACACAGATCGAAGTGATTGCCGCTGCAGATCAAGGCGTAAATCAAAACCAGCACTTTAACAGCCAACCCGTCAGGCTCAGAAGAGAGAGACGCTTAAAAGGAGCAGTTGCTTCACCAGGTGCTCATCATGCTCTGCCTGCTGCTGAGCATTTGGTTCTAACCCAAGAAATAAAAGAAATTAAGCAGTTTATGCTGAATATGATGGACGGCGTGCCGCTTCAGATGCCGCCTGCCTTACGACAGGTGGATCAAAAACTGAAACAGCATGGTGTCTTGCCTGACATCCGCGCCCAGCTCCTGCAACAGCTGCTCACACACTACCAGGGGCACAATGATCAGCTGGACAGCCGGCAGATACGGAAGTTTTTGGTCAATTATTTGGAAACTCTGCCCTTAGGACAGCAACGACAGTTGTCCAAATTCATGTGTTTTGTTGGTCCTACAGGTGTGGGCAAAACGACGACCATCGCTAAGCTGGCAGCAGAAATATTGCTTTCCAGGCGTCAAAATGTGGGCTTGATCACCGCGGATACATACCGCATTGCCGCTGTGGATCAACTCAAAACCTATGCCCAAATTTTGAATGTGCCTCTGGAGGTGGTTTACTCGGCACAGGATTTAAAAGCAGCGATGAGCAGGCTGGCTTCTTGTGATTACATCTTGATGGACACTGCCGGCCGCAACTACATGGAAGCCTACTATATTCATGAACTCAAACAGTTGGTCCCAGACCAACAAGATGTACACACTTGCCTGGTGCTCAGTTTAACCAGCAAGTATGAAGATATGAAGCAAGTGGTGGTTAATTTCAAAGTATTGCCAATTAATACCTTAATCTTAACCAAAGCGGATGAGACCCACACACTTGGTTCGCTGGTTAACCTGCTGAGTGAATACCGGCTGCCTTTGGCTTATGTAACCAATGGCCAGAATGTGCCAGATGATTTGCTCTCTCCGTCACCGGAATGGCTGGCCAATACCCTGTTGAGTGAGGGGATAGAAGTTGAAAGATCAAGCTGAACGTTTAAGAGAAAAGGTTCGCCGTAGTCAGGGAGCAGCTGTCGCGCGCACCATCGCGGTGACAAGTGGCAAGGGCGGGGTGGGCAAGTCCAATGTGGCACTTAATCTTGCCTTAAGTTTAATGGAACGGGGTAAGCGGACACTGTTATTTGACCTTGACCTTGGTTTTGCCAATCTTGATGTGTTATTAGGCTACACGCCCCGTTTGACGTTGATTGACATGGTGGAAAAGGGGCTGTCCCTAGATGACGTGATCGAGAGAGGACCGTATGGTTTGGAGTTAATCTCTGGGGGCTCGGGACTTGGCAGTTTGTTTCACCTCGATCAAGGCCAAATCAATGATATGTTGGATAAACTGGACACTTTATCCAAGCGGCTTGACTATATCATTTTGGATACAGGGGCAGGACTGTCGGCCGAATCACTCCGCCTTATGCTGGCTGTTGACGATATATGGCTGGTCACCACACCTGAGCCTACTTCTATGACTGATGCCTATGGCGTCATTAAGGCATTGTGCAAATACAATGGGGAGATCAACTTGCATGTCATCGTGAACCGCTGTTACACACCAGTGGAAGGAGTACGAACAGCCCGAAGGTTACAAACAGTGGCCAAGCAATTTTTAAATAAGGAGATCCGTTATTTAGGGTATCTGCCCAATGACCCGTCCGTCCACCAAGCGGTTCTCAGTCAAACGCCTTTTATCAAATTGTTTCCTGCCTGTCAAGCTGCACAGGCCATCGCTGTGCTGACAGCCAGGTATCTTAACCAACCCTTGCAGGATAATGCCAGGCGGGAAGGTAGAGGGTTACGTTCCTTTTTCAAGCAGTTGATCGCCCCGTTTCTCCAAAAGGGAACGGGATAACAGCAGGGTCTGGTTGTATGAGGAGGGAGTACACATTACGCTGTACAGTCAACAAAGACAACTTAAATTTTTAGTGCTAATAGGTGTGTCCACCGGTGGGCCAAAAGCACTGCAATATTTATTTTCACACTTAACTGCACGAAAGGATACCGCTTTGCTTGTTGTTCAGCATATGCCTCCTAATTTTACATATTCGCTGGCTAAGCGGCTCAATGAACTGTCGTCATATTCAGTGAAGGAAGCTAAGCATGGTGATCCCATTAAGGGAGCTCATGCGTATGTTGCACCAGGCGATTACCACTTGGAGATCAGGATGGAAGCAGGTACTCCTGTGGTGTACTTGACCAAGAAAGCACCTCGTAAAGGACATCGTCCAGCCGTGGATGTGTTGTTCGAGTCAGCTGTTCAGGCCGTAGGTTATAGTGTAATCACTGTGATCATGACTGGCATGGGTAAGGACGGAACAGAAGGATTAAAATGGCTCAAGGAGCAAAAACACATTTACTCGTTAGCCGAAGATGAGTCCAGCTGTATTGTATACGGCATGCCAAAAACGGCGATCGAAGCCGGTCTGGTTGACAAGGTGGTACCGCTCGAAGGCATGCCGGGGGCGATTGAACAGGCGATAAAAGAACTGGGGGGAGCTTAACGATGGATATGAATCAATACATGGATGCCTTTATAGATGAGGCTACTCAACATTTACAGTCAATCAATGGAAATTTGCTGTTGCTCGAAAAGGAGCCGGCCAACCTTGAACTGGTTCAGGAGATCTTTCGCTCTGCTCACACTTTAAAAGGCATGGCAGCCACAATGGGTTTTGAAGAAGTGGCTGAGCTCACCCATCACTTGGAGAATGTGCTGGATCAAGTGCGTAACAGAAAATTAACCGTTAGCACACCCATGATGGATACGTTGTTTTTCAGTGTGGATGCGCTGGAAAAAATGATTGATGCTCTGATCAACGAGGAAAATGCACAAGTTGATGTTGGACAGGTGATACAGGCCTTAAACGGGATTCAGGGAGACGGTTCTAAGGGGGCATCATCCAGCGGAGAAGAGCAGACACAGGACCGCTCAAGCAGCGTGCCCAGGGCTATTTTGCAAGCGGTTGACCAATTTGCCCTGACGGTTTTAACTCAATCTGAGGAAACAGGGTTTAACATCTATCACATCCAAGTCACTCTTGATAAAGGCTGTTTATTAAAAGCGGCCCGGGCTTATATGGTTTTCCAGCTTTTGGAGAGTGAAGGGGAAATCATCCAGACCCTTCCCCCTGTTCAAGATATAGAAGAGGAGGCCTTTGAATCTGCTTTTGAACTGATCTATGTTACGAAACAAGACACAGATTATGTTCAACAGCTTATTCATAAAGTTTCAGAGATTGAACAGGTGCATGTTCAGCCGGTAAAAACAGAGGAGTTGAAGTACCATCAGTCTCAGGAGATAGCGGAAGGAGCCTTAGAAACAGCAGCTGCCAGCGCTCCAAGTGCTGACAGTGAGCAATTGAAGTCTGGGCAACCGGAAACATCGCCGCATAGAAACGGATCACAACGGACATTGAATAAAACAATCCGGGTTAATATCGACCGTCTGGATGCTTTGATGAATTTATTCAGTGAGCTGGTCATTGACCGGGGGCGTCTGGAGAAGATCTCAAAAGAACTTCAGCATCAAGAGTTAATCGAAACGGTGGAACATATGAGCCGTATGAGCAGCGACTTGCAAGATCTTATTTTGAATATGCGCATGGTCCCTATAGAACAGGTGTTTAACCGTTTTCCCAAAATGGTCCGCAGTTTGTCACGGGAATTAGGCAAAGAGGTTGAACTGGCCATGAGCGGTACAGAAACCGAACTGGACCGCACGGTGATTGACGAAATTGGTGATCCTCTTGTGCATTTGCTGCGCAATGCCATTGATCATGGACTGGAGACAACGGAGGAACGAAAACGCCTAGGCAAGCCGGAACAGGGACGGCTGGAATTAAAGGCTTATCACAGCGGCAATCACGTCTTTATCGAGGTCAGGGATGACGGCAGGGGTATTGACCGCAGCAAAGTGTTAAAAAAGGCCATTGAACGGGGAGTCATTTCCCGGGAACGGAGTGAAGAGTTAAGCGATCAGGATGTTTACCAGTTATTGTTTGCCTCAGGTTTCAGTACGGCCGAAAAAGTGTCAGACATATCCGGCAGGGGAGTCGGGCTGGATGTGGTGAAAAACAAAATTGAATCGTTAGGCGGCAATGTGTCCGTCCTGTCACAGCCTGGAGCTGGCACCACCTTCACGGTCCAACTGCCTTTAACTTTGTCAATTATTTCCGCCTTACTTGTCAAAGTAATGGATGAGACCTATGCCATCCCACTGACATCGATTATTGAAGTTGCTGCCGTGAAACAGGAAGATATTCGTTCCGTCCAAGGACAAAGGGTGATCGATTTTAGAGGCAAAGTGGTCCCCCTTGTTTCATTGCAAGATGTATTTGAAGTTCCCGGTGAAGTGGAGGAGGATGGCATCCTTTCCATTGTGATTGTCAAAAAAGGCGAAAAAATGGCTGGTTTGATTGTTGACTCATTGATTGGTCAGCAAGAAGTGGTTCTGAAAACATTAGGTCAATATCTTAATCAGGTATTCGCCATATCGGGAGCGACCATTTTGGGGGATGGACAAGTGGCTTTGATTATTGACTGCAATGCACTGATTAAGTAAAGCAGGGAGGGTTAGACATGGTGGACAACTATGATATCAGTGGGGAAAATAAGCTCATTGTTTTCCGCTTAGCTAACGAAGAGTACGCCATTGATGTGGCTCAGGTTCGTTCAATTGAGCGCATGCAGCCGATTACCCGGGTGCCGCGCACGCCTCCGTTTGTGAAAGGGGTTATCAATCTGAGGGGAGTGGTCACGCCTATTATTGATTTACGACGCCGGTTTAACATGGAAGAAATAGAGTATACCAACAACACTCGTATTATTATTGTTGTGGTTGATGAAATGGAAGTGGGCCTGATTGTTGACGCAGCCAATGATGTAATTGACCTGCCCGCTGATCATATTGAACCTCCCCCGGAGGTTGTGGGGGGCGAGGTGGCCGATTATTTGCGAGGCGTGGTCCAGCTGGAAAACAGGTTGTTGATTTTGCTTAATCTTGATTGTGTCTTAGCCAGAGATGAATTTCAACCAACTAAAACGATTGAGGCGACATCATGAATAACTGGAAGCAATTCAGCAAGATGCACATGGACATATTAAAAGAAATTGGCAACATTGGGGCTGGACATGCTGCTACCTCGTTATCATCATTGTTACAAAAACCGGTTGAAATGAAGGTGCCTGACGCTCGTTTAGTTTCCTTTAATGAGATTTCTGAACGGTTGGGTGGAGCGGAGCAGGTTGTTGTCACCACTTTACTTACCATTCAAGGTGATGTGACAGGATATATGTTTTTTATCCTCCAGCAAGACGGTGCAAAAAGGCTGATCCACTCCCTACTTAACCAAGAGGAGGCTGACTCGTGTAATGAACTTCATTTATCTGCCGTGCAGGAAGTAGGCAATATTTTAAGCGGTTCCTACCTATCAGCTTTGGCTGACTTAACCGGTCTTAACATCCAGCCTTCGGTCCCCGAAGTAGCCATCGATATGGCGGCTGCCATTTTAAGTTACGGATTGCTTGAAGTTGGGAAAGTGGGAGATCATGCATTGGTGATTGATACATGCTTTTACGACCGACCCGGTCAGGAGAGACCAATAGAAGGACATTTCTTCCTTTTGCCTGACCCTGATTCTTTTTCAATATTATTTCAAGCATTAGGAGTAACTGAACATGACAAAGGTGATTAACGTCGGAATGGCTGACCTTAATGTCGCTTGTGCACCGGACAAAATCAGAACAACCGGTCTTGGCTCATGTGTAGGGGTTGTGATCTACGATCCTTCCAGGAAAATAGCAGGATTGGCCCATGTGATGCTGCCCAGCCAGGAGTTTTCCAGGGGAGATACAAATCAGGCTAAATATGCAGATACGGCCATTCCTGCTTTAATAGAAAAAATGATAGCTTGTGGTGCCAACAGAAGTCAATTTCAAGCCAAACTGGCAGGCGGTGCACAGATGTTTAAGTTTCAATCATCAAGCCAGGTGATGCGTATCGGTGAGCGTAATGTGGAGGCGTGCAAATGTCAGCTTGAACGCTTCAACATCCCTGTTGTGGCTGAAGATACCGGCGGAAATTTCGGACGTACCATCGAGCTGGATACGTTGAACGGTGTACTTTATATACGTACAGCAAACCGGGGTATCAAAGAGCTGTAAGTGAAAAGGTAGGGGGTGAGCCCATTGAGCACAAAAAAGTGGACCAAACAAGATTGGGAAAATTGGAGGAAATGGAAAGACGGGCGAGACCCTGAAGCAGGACAATGTCTGGTGTTAAAATATATGTCGGTCGTTGATTATGTGGTGGGCCGCATATCGCTGACACTGCCTGATAGTATCACTAAAGATGAATTGAAAAGTTGGGGCCTGGACGGCTTGCTTGACGCATTCGATAAGTTTGAACCGGAAAGAGGTTTGCAGTTTGAGACGTATGCCAGGTTAAGAGTAAAAGGGGCTATCATTGACGAATTACGCAGGTCCGATATTCTGCCCCGCTCTGTCAGGGAAAAAGCCCGCAAGATCGAAGAGGCCTATCTTCAATTGGAACAGGAAAAACAACGATCGGTCACTGATCAAGAAGTGAGTCAGTATCTGGGCATTAGTGTTCATGAGCTGAGACAGACGCTGGCTGATGTTTCGTTATCGGCTATGCTTTCTATTGACGAGGTGGTTTATGATGAGGAGACCCAGCAGATGGTCAGGTCCACGGTTTTGGAAAACAGCCAGGCTGACAATCCAGAGCAGTACGTGGATGAACAATGGAAGAAAGAAACCCTGGCTCATGCTATTGACCGATTGCCTGAGAAGGAGAAATGGGTTGTTTCCCTGGCCTATTTTGAAGAACTGACTTTAACAGAAATTGCGCAGTTGCTTAATCTATCTACCTCCCGTATATCCCAGCTCCACTCCAAAGCTTTATTGCGCCTAAAAGCTGCCCTGAGCAAGGAACAAGAACTGATTTGCAATCCATGACGTTAGATTGAGCCAATCTGAAGAAAACACTTTACTTTAATAAGGTGGGATGGTCGAGTGACTGTATGGCTTGTCCTTAGCTTTCTTCTGCATCTGATCACCCTCTTTGCTCTTATTGTTTTATACCAGCGGTCTTCCTCTGCTGACAGAAGTCAGCCAACCTATGACCCTCAAGCGCTCACTGAGCAGTTGGACGCCTTTGTTAAGCAAATTGAACAGGAGAATGAAGCCTATTATCAAAACATGCTGGCTCATTTAAAGGACCTGGAGACAGAGTGGGAGATTAAAGTAAACCAGTTAAATCAGGCATCATCCCGTGAAGCGGCTGATCCTCCCCAGC
This window of the Caldalkalibacillus uzonensis genome carries:
- a CDS encoding DUF6115 domain-containing protein, yielding MTVWLVLSFLLHLITLFALIVLYQRSSSADRSQPTYDPQALTEQLDAFVKQIEQENEAYYQNMLAHLKDLETEWEIKVNQLNQASSREAADPPQPDTYGEKVFDRAIHLHQQGYTPEQIARQLNIGIGEAQLLVRLFEKHC